The sequence below is a genomic window from Candidatus Methylomirabilota bacterium.
TTCGTGGCCCCAAGCGAGAATAAGAACCGCCTGGGCGGCCAGAACGCCATCTTCGGCGACCACGCCATCGAGATCGACGCCGGCCCCCGGTGGACGATCAACGCGAACCTCTCGATGCAGGCGGTGGTCGGCTACATCATCCCCGACACTGGCGACGATTCCTGGGGGGGCATCTACCGGTTCATCTACTTCTTCTAGTCCGGGCTCCTTCGTCGTCCAGGACGCCCCAGGGGACTCCCCTGGGGCGTTCTTGTTTCGCTTGATTCAGCGGCGGCGCGACCCGACAATGGGTTCAGGAGGATCCCCGCCATGCGCTCAATGCCGCCGAGGTCCCTCGTCCTCGTCGCGATCGTCGTGCTGCTCGTGGCCGGAACGGCGTCCCTGGTGGCGCAGCAGCCCGTGGTGTCCTCCACGATCCGGATCGCCCTCGTGCGGCAGTGGGTCGTGAACCAGCACCGCGTCCCGCTATTCGCCTTCGAGCGACGGCTGTCGCCCGAGTTTCGGGCGGCGCTCGAAAGCGGGGTCGTGGACCGGACCGTCTTCCAGTGGCAGCGGGGCGCGATCCAGCGGTGGTGGCTCCTCCGGAAGCCGATCGGCGTCCTCGCCGGCCCCGAGGCCACAGCCCTCGGAGCGCGCGGGCAGTTCGAGGTCACGGGCGTCCGCCCGCCCCAGGGCTCGGCGGCCTGGACCGAGGTGGGCCTGGCGGCGCGGACCCCCCAGCCGGACGACGTCCTCATTCTCGAGGTCGGCGGCGAGGTGAACACGGAGAGCCAGGTGCTCGGGACGCTAGCCATGATCTCGAGGGACGGAGGGCTGCGGGAACTGCCCCTGAATGGGGGTCCGCCTCGCGGTGATGGGGTCGCGGTGGTGACCGCGGCGCTGGGCGAGCCCATCGGGGCCCCGCAAGCCGCGTACTTCCGTGGGGCGTCCGGGGTCGACTTCCTCGTAGTGCGAAGCTCGGTCCCGGTCATCGCGAACGGCGGCTTCACGAGCAACGGCGTCGCCGACCTCGCGATCGAGGGGCCTGGCGACTGGCGCCATGGCGATCGGGTGTTGATCCGGGTCCCCCTGTCGACGCTCCGGACCGGGTCTCCCGCGATCGTCCTCGGCTGGAGAGACCGGATCACCAAACCGGAGACCGGCGATGGCGAGAGGATGCGCCCGCAGGCGCTCCTTGCCCCCTGACCCGGTGAGGAGTCAGCCCGTCATGCGTGCGTGGGCGACGGCCGTTTTCGTCTCGCTCGCGCTGGCCGGGGCCCTCGAGGCGGCGGAATGGGGCGGAATTGTCCCCGGGGTGTCCTCCCGCCGGGATGTCGAGACCCTCTACGGGCGGCCGAGCCGTGAACGGACCGTGGTCGAGGAAAGCCGGACCGTTCCGGAATGGACGTACTTGGGAGAGCGCGCGCCGCGTGGCCTGGAGCGGATGATCATCAGCTTCGGGTTGATCGGTCCCGAGGGCTTCCGGGCCGATCTCGTGCGCGGGGTCGCCATCTACCCGAAGCCGCGAATCTTTACCCTCGACACGATCGCCAACGCCTGGGGGAAGCCCGACGCGATGGGCACCAACGAGCAGACCGGCCAGGGGGTGTTACGTTACGACGCCAAGGGTCTGCTCGTGGTGATGCACCGGAGCGGGGACTGGGCGGAGGTTCTCCTCTTCGCGCCGACTCCGGGGGCGCCGAAGCCCCAGAACTGAGCGGCGTCTCGGCGGCCTGGGGGTGAGTCTGGGAGGGGCCGTCGAGGCCCCCTCCCATTGGTCATCGTCCCGGCTTCGAGGGCGAGGACGGTCCGAAGGCGGTCGGCCGGATGTCGACCTGGACCTCGACCCGCTCGCCTACCTTGAGTCCGGACAGCGTCTCGCGCGGGAGCTTGAGCTCGAGCTGCCCCTCGTCGGTCCGCAAGGTCACGGTCCCGCCGGCCACGTCGATCCGAGTGACCTGCCCGATGATCCGGTGACCCTGCTCGAGCCTGGGCGAGTCGGCCGTCGCGGAGGGCGACGGCGCGGCCGGCGGCCCGCCGAGCTGCGGTCCGGCGCCGCCCGGAGTGCTCTGGGCGGCCACCAGGCCCGCGGAGCCGACGATCAGGGCCACGATGGCGAATGCGGCCAATATGTGTCCTAGCATGTCCGAGTGACCTCCTCTGCCTGGATACGCGGGATTCAAGACTGATACCAGAGAGCACCCCGATCGGGTCCCGCGGTCGGTCCTTTGCGCCTCAGGCCTTGGCCGGGACGTCGGGGAGCGACCGTCACCGCTCCGACTCGGAAGCGCCCTGCCGGACGGAAGTGTCCGAAGCGCGGTCGGCGGTGGTGGCGCGCGTCGCAAGTATTCGTTTTTCCCTTGATTCACGAGGGGAGGGGCCCGAGAATGTACCGTGGCGGGTCCGAGAGATCGCGGCCCGTGAGCCGGGGGACAGTGGACACATCACCTGGGAGGGGCGTCGGCTTCGAACCTGCCTGGGGGCCTCGGAATCGGGGGCTCGTGTGCTGCGCCCGTCCGGGCGCCCCTCGAGTGAAGCCGCGGCTTTGAGACCATCCCTGGAGGCGACCCTCCGCGAGCGCCTCACCCGGCTCATCGGCGAGGAGCTACGCGCGTGCGAGGCCGCGATCCGCCAGGAGCTGGGCGGGTCTCCCGTCCCCCTGATTCGCGACATCACCGAGTATGTCGCCTTCGCCGGCGGCAAGCGCCTGCGGCCGGTCCTGGTGCTGCTGTCGACGCGGCTGGCCGGAGGCTCTCCCGATCGCGCCGCCCGTCTCGGCTGCGTCGTCGAGCTGCTGCATACGGCCACCCTGATTCATGACGACGTCGTCGACCGGGCGCCTCTCCGGCGGGGCCGGCCGTCGGCGAATGCCCGGTGGGGCGACGACGCCGCGTTGCTCGTCGGAGATCATCTCTACTCCCGCTGCATGGCGCTGCTCGTCGGGGACGGGGATCTGGCGGTGATGGAGGCGCTGGCGGCCGCGATGGTCTCGATGACCGAGGCCGAGGTCTTCCAGCTCGAGCGCAAGCGGGATGGGGAGCTCACCGAAGACGATTACCTGCGCATCATCCGGCAAAAGACGGCGACGTTCATGTCGGCGTGCTGCCGGATCGGGGGCCTGGTCGCCGGCCCGGACGCGGCCGCGGTCGACGCGCTGGCGTCCTTCGGCGAGGACCTCGGCATCGCGTTTCAGATCATCGACGATTCGCTCGACTTCGACGCCGACGAGGCGCGACTCGGGAAGGCGATCGGGACCGATCTGCGCGAGGGGAAGCGCACCCTGCCGCTCATCGCCACCCTGGAACGAGCCAGGCCCGAGGAGCGCGCCCGGATCCTTGAGGCGTTGCGAGGCCCCGGCCAGCCCCGACGCCGGCCGGCCGAGGCCGACCGCGACGTCGGCGAGATCCATCGGCTCGTGAAGATCTACGACGGCGTCGGCTATGCCGTCGCCCGCGCGGCGGCCTATGCAGCCGAAGCCACGGCGCGGCTGGCCCGATTTCCGGTCTCCGAGGAGCGGGAGGTTCTCGGCCTCATCGCGGAGTACGTCGTCCACCGCGACCGGTGATGGCGGGCCGCGCTCGATCGGCGCGCCGAGGGACGGTGCCGCGGCCGAGCGGGATCATCACGCTGCTCACCGACTTCGGGTTGGATGACGCCTACGTCGGGGTCGTGAAAGGCGTCATCCTCGGGATCAACGCCGCGGCTCACCTCGTCGACCTGACGCACGCCGTGCCGCCCCAGGACATCCTGCGGGGCGCGCTCCTCCTGGAGACGGCCTACCGGGTCTTCCCGGCCGGGACCGTCCACCTCGCGGTGGTCGATCCCGGCGTCGGCGGCGCTCGGCGGCCGCTGGCGCTCCTGGCGGACGGCCACTACTTCGTCGGCCCCGACAACGGGCTGCTCGGGTTCCTTGACGGGATTCCCGGCGCGGCGGCGGTGGCGCTCACCAACCCGGCCTACCACCGAACAGCGGTGAGCCGGACCTTTCATGCCCGCGACATCTTCGGCCCGGTGGCCGCCCATTGCTCACTGGGCGTGCCCTTGCACCGCTTCGGTCCTCCGGTGCGGCGCCTGGCTCGCCACGGCTGGCCGCGCCCGCGGCGCGCCGGCGGGCGCGTCGTGGGCCAGGTGCTCCTGGTCGACCGATTCGGGAACCTGCTCACGAACCTGACGGCGAAGGACCTGCCCGCCGGCCGTCGTGCGTGCGTCCTCGAGATCGGCCGTGAGCGGATCGAGGGGCTCTCGGGCACCTACGGCGACCGGCCGCCGGGCGCGCTCGGCGCGGTGGTCGACAGCTCGGGTCGGGTGGAGATCTTCGTCCGCGAAGGCCGCGCCCGCGACCGACTCGGGATCGGCCCGGGGGCGCAGGTCAGCGTGCGGTCGCGAGGGTCACGGAGCCCGGACCGCCGAGTCGACGATGGTGCCCTGCGGGTTCACCCAGAATAGATAGGACCGGACATAGACGGCGGGGCCCGGGCTGGGCTCGTCGGGACTCTGGACCGCGCCCCGGCGGTAGGCCGAGGTGGTGCCCTGGAGACCGGAGATCCGGGGATTCTCGACTTCCTCGTAGATCAGGATCCGCAGGTCGCCCTCCTGCACTTCGCGAGTCGGCGGACCCCAATCCTTTTCGAG
It includes:
- a CDS encoding polyprenyl synthetase family protein — translated: MRPSLEATLRERLTRLIGEELRACEAAIRQELGGSPVPLIRDITEYVAFAGGKRLRPVLVLLSTRLAGGSPDRAARLGCVVELLHTATLIHDDVVDRAPLRRGRPSANARWGDDAALLVGDHLYSRCMALLVGDGDLAVMEALAAAMVSMTEAEVFQLERKRDGELTEDDYLRIIRQKTATFMSACCRIGGLVAGPDAAAVDALASFGEDLGIAFQIIDDSLDFDADEARLGKAIGTDLREGKRTLPLIATLERARPEERARILEALRGPGQPRRRPAEADRDVGEIHRLVKIYDGVGYAVARAAAYAAEATARLARFPVSEEREVLGLIAEYVVHRDR
- a CDS encoding SAM-dependent chlorinase/fluorinase, which encodes MPRPSGIITLLTDFGLDDAYVGVVKGVILGINAAAHLVDLTHAVPPQDILRGALLLETAYRVFPAGTVHLAVVDPGVGGARRPLALLADGHYFVGPDNGLLGFLDGIPGAAAVALTNPAYHRTAVSRTFHARDIFGPVAAHCSLGVPLHRFGPPVRRLARHGWPRPRRAGGRVVGQVLLVDRFGNLLTNLTAKDLPAGRRACVLEIGRERIEGLSGTYGDRPPGALGAVVDSSGRVEIFVREGRARDRLGIGPGAQVSVRSRGSRSPDRRVDDGALRVHPE